Below is a genomic region from Cognatiyoonia koreensis.
GTGACTTTATTAGCACGCCAACCGCACCGCAGCCTCAAGCCGCCCCAGCGACCGCTGCGCCGCAACCAGCCGCGGCACCCTCTCCCTTCGGCGGTTCAGGCTCGCCCTTTGACGGCGCGCCTGCGCCGGGGGCAGGTCCGGTATTGTCGCGAACACCGCCGACGGCACCTACCGCGTTGCCAATTGCAACACCTCCACAAACGCCGGCACAGCCTGCAGGCGGTGACGCAGTGCTTAAGGCGTTCTGTGAAGGCGCAGGCCTCAGGATGCCGGCCGGTGCCACGACCGACCCCGAAGCATTTGCGCGTGAACTTGGCCGCACGTTGCGCGGTGCCAGCACTGAAGTCATGGCAATGTTGCAAGATCGCGCCGCAGCCAAGAAGTTCACAAAAGGGGGCGACCGTACCATGATGGGCGCTGCCCAGAACAACCCGCTGAAATTCCTGCCCGACGTGGATCAAGCGCTCGAAGTGATGTTCCTGCACCCCCGAGATGGCTTTATGTCCGGCGGTGATGGCCTGACTGACGCGCTGGCTGATGTACGCCAACATCAGGTGGCCGTGTTCGCTGCGATCCAGCCCGCCCTGATTAAGCTCATGTCGAAACTTGCACCCGAAGACATCGAAGAAGCGCTGGATGGCGGGCTTCTGTCTGGCGGCAAGCGTAAGGCATGGGACGAATTCGTGCGTCGGTGGGACAAAATGACGACAAGCCATGAAAATGGAATGCTTGACGTATTCCTGTCGCATTTTGCTGAAAGTTACTCAAAAGCGACGAAAGGCAGCGGGCTCTAGGTCACAAGGTCATGAATACCATGCTTGACCAAAAAGGCTCTGCCTTGCAGGCTCACAACTTGAAATTGACAACAGGTGTGGGCGCGCCACCGGTAAATAATGCGTCGAAAGGATCATTGGATGAGCTTTGACTGGCTAAAGGACCCCATTTCAGAAGACGCCCCCTGTGGCCCTGATCTGGAAGCCACCGATGATGCACCGTTCGTTGATTATTACTTCGAAGCTGAATCCCGGATGCCCGAGCGATACTTCACGCCCGGCATCAAAGGCCCCGATGACGACTTCATGCCCGGCGTGTCTTTCGATCCGGCAACGATCAAGCACGCCACCGAAAAAAAGACGATCACTGAACTTCTGAAGAAAAGCCGCGATCTGCGGCTGGTCTCTCTTCTGGCGCGCATGATGGTCCTTGCTGCACGCCTGCAGGATTTCGCGGATGCTGTGACAGCAATGGCTGATCTGCTGGAAACCTTCCCCGACAGGGTTCACCCGACCGACCAATCGGACCGGCGGTCGGCTATTGATGAACTTGGCAATAACGCTATCGTCGCAATCCCATTGCAGCACATCAACATCGCGGGTGCAGCCGAGGTGACCTATCGCAAATACCTTGCCGCGACAGGACAATCCGAACCACGTCAAGGCGAAGTCGGGCTCAACCCCGGCACAATGACATCAGAGCTGTCGTCACCAGGCAACAGCAAGGCCGTCGAAGCGGCGCATGCAGCGCTGAACCAGACAGCCAGCGCATTGAAGCGGATCAAGTCCGCCTGCATGCGGCTCGACAATCCGTTTACGCCAACACTTGGGCCAACGGAAAAGGCGATCGCCGACATTCAACGCTTGATCGCAGAATCCCGTACTGATCTGAAACCATGGAGTGATGACAGCCCCTCGGCCGAGGCAGAGGATGATGAGGTCGGCAGTCACGCATCTAACACTTCGCCAATTGACGAAGCAGATAGCGCGAAACCAGCGGCGACTGCGCCAACTCCCGCGGCCGAACCGTTGGCCGGAGCCATTCCGAACCGTGCAGCAGCATTGCAGGCCTTAAATACCATCGAGGCGTTCATGGCGACACATGAACCATCCTCGCCATCTTTATTGCTGATCACACAGGCCCGCCTGTTGGTCGGGAAACCGCTGGTCGAAGCGATTGAGACACTACTGCCCGAACACGCAAACAAGACGAAAATCACTCTCGGCGAGGGGACCGGGTTCGTGCTCTACATGGACCGGCTCAAGATGCTTGCTGGAGAGGCGGGGGGGCGCGCGCAATCGTTGGAATCAGAAGACGCCGGAGCACCCCCAGAGATTACATCGCGTGTTAATATTGCACCAGTTTTGACGTCGATCGAGAGCTTCTTCCGCTCAAAGGAGCCAGCCAGCCCAATCCCGGTATTATTGTTTCGCGCGAGAACCCTTTTAGACAAGGACTTTACGTCGACTGTTTCCGATCTCATTCCGCCGGCGAATAATGAATGACAACCAGAGGTATTGATGAATGATGGGAAACAACCGCATTAACGTTGACTTGCACCATATTTCCCGCTTCATTTACGTCGAGTTAAGGAGAATTTAGATGGCTTCAGATTCCGCAACAGGTTTTATCAAGCGCAACCGTCCACCGCGCGTGAACATCTCCTATGAAGACCCATATGACAGCGAAAAAATGGTGGAACTGCCATTTGTTATGGGCGTTCTTTCGGATCTGTCGGGCAACGCGTCCGAAGTGGATAAGCCACCTCTGGCGGAACGTGATTTCACCGATGTGACAGCCGGGACACTCGACAGCTACTTGGCTAGCGTCGCGCCCGGTCTGTCGTTCACAGCCGAAAACAAGCTTGATCCTGACTCTGGGTCGAAACTTGGCGTGAACTTGAAATTTGAATCGATGGACGACTTTGGTCCGGCCCAGGTGGCCCGCCAGGTCCCGGCACTCGCCAAGCTACTTGAGGCCCGTGAACAGCTGGCAAACCTGTCCCGCTACATGAACGGCAAGTCGAAAGCACAGGACCACTTGCGGGCCTTGCTTGACGATCCAGAACTGATGGCAGCACTTGCTGCGCGCAGCGCTGACGAGGACGAGGACGACGATTAATTCGCAAGCTGGCACACAATCCGTGCGCCTCAACTTGATGGAAGAAAGAAACGCACATGGCAAATGAAGCACAAACCGAAAGTCAGGTCTCAGAGGGGCTGAACGAGCTTGACGAATTCTCGGACATGCTCAAACAGACGATCAAGCCGCGCACGGAAGAGGCTGCAAAAGAAGTCGACTCTGCCGTTGTTGCGCTGGTCAAGGAAGCGATGAATGATCAGTCTGTCATTGCTGAAGACATCCTTGATACAATTGGCGCGATGCTCGCCAAAATCGACAAGAAACTGACCGATCAGGTCAACGCGATCATCCACGCGCCCGAATTCCAGCAACTTGAAAGCAGCTGGCGCGGCCTTGCGTACACAGTGAATAATTCCGAAACAGACAGTTCTCTGCGCGTCAACGTCATGAACGTCTCCAAGGACGAACTGAAAAGCGAATTGCGCCGCTACCCCGGTGCCAAATGGGACAAGAGCCCGTTGTTCCAGAAAGTCTACGAACAGGAATTCGGCACAATGGGCGGCAAACCGTTTGGTGCCCTGATTGGCGACTATTACTTCGATCAGTCTACCGGAGATGTCGGTCTGTTGCGCGACATGGCGAAAATCGCTGCCGCCGCACATGCACCGTTTTTGTCATCCGCGGCACCAGCCCTTTTGGGCATGGACAGCTGGAACGAGATGGGCAACCCGGATGATCTGTCCGAAATCTTTGATACGCCTGACTATGCCGCATGGAATTCGCTGCGTGACTCCGAAAACTCGCGTTATGTCGGTCTGACCCTGCCGCGCGTGTTGTCGCGTGAACCCTACAGCCAGAATTCAAACTCTGTCGTTGAAGAGTTCAACTTCGAAGAAGAAACCGATGGGCACGACGGCGAGATGTATGCATGGATGAACGCCGCACACGCAATGGCGGTAAATATCAACCGCGCCCACAAGGAGCACGGCTGGACAGTACGGATCCGTGGTGTGCAATCAGGTGGCGAGGTGATGAACCTGCCAACGCATACGTTCGACTCCGGTGATGGCAGTCAGGAAATGAAAATTCCGACGGAGGTTTCAATCACCGACCGTCGCGAGGGCGAGTTAAGCAAAGCCGGTCTGATCGGCCTGATACACCGCAAGCACACGGACAAGGCCGCATTCATCGGTGCCCAGTCCCTGTATCGCCCCAAAAAATACGTTGATGATTTGGCAACCGCCTCTGACAACATGTCGTCGCGCCTGCCCTACATCTTCGCTGTTTCCCGCTTCAGCCACTATTTGAAGTGCATGGTGCGTGACAAAATCGGGCAAAGCCCCGATCGCGTCCAGTTGGAGAAAGACCTGCAATCGTGGGTTAACAAGTATGTCTCTGCAAACCCAGAAAGCGCGTCCGAAAAAGAGAAGGCCAAAAAGCCTTTGGCCGCGGCAAGTGTGCAGGTCATCGAAGACGAGGAGAACCCAGGCTATTACATGGGTAAGTTCTTCCTCAAACCGCACTTCCAAATGGAGGGCATGGATATTGGGATGAGCCTCGTATCCAAGCTGCCTAACGGCAAATAGATAATTAACCTAACCATCACGACCGGACCCCTCCCATAGTTTATTAATCCCGGTCACCCAAGGAGAAGCAAATGGCTGTCGATATTTTTCTGAAACTTTCAAACGGCATCAAAGGTGAGTCCCAAGACGAGACACACACCGATGAAATCGATGTGCTGGCATGGAACTGGGGCCTGACCCAGTCCGGGACGACACACATCGGCGCTGGTGGTGGTGGCGGCAAAGTCAACGTTCAGGATATTTCCCTGACAAAGTACGTTGACCTGGCCTCCAACGACCTGATCAAGCGCTGTACAAACGGTGAGCACATCGAAAACGGTGAATTGATCGTGCGCAAGTCTGGTGGTGCAGCACCCGTCGAGTATTTCCGGATCAAGATGGAAAACATCATGATCTCGTCCTACTCGACAGGCGGTTCCAAGGACGGTCTTGACCGCATCCAGGAGAACCTGACGCTGAACTTCCGCAAGTTCGAAATCACATACACACTGCAGGAAGCTTCCGGTGCAGCTGGTGCAGAAGCACTGGTCGGCTGGGACATCGCTCAGAACGCAGAGTGGAGCGCCTAATTCGCAACCGCGAATTTCAGCTTTTACGCATTTGTTCGGGGCCCTCTGTGGCCCCGAACGTCCTTACAGTGCCACATTAGGGCATCGCACGACGAAATAGCTCGTACTGACAGGTAGCATGGCCGGACCTTCACACAGGCAGGGATCAAAACGAAGCGATCCGAAACAGGATCGCAAGCAGGTCTCGCTTATGCATGTGTTCCGCGCGGCCCGCCTTAAGAAAGACGCCACTTCAGACACGCAGAAACTGCAGGATGGTTCGCGCGAGGTGACGGAGCGCAGCAAAGAACGCCGGGTGGGAACAGACGAACAGACCCTGCGCCGCCACCTGACAGCCGACCTTGCCAGCCTGATGAACACAATCAATCTGGATGCGGTCGTCGACCTTGAAGACACGCCTTACGTTGCCAAATCCATTATCAACTTTGGCTTTGGCGACATGAGCGAGGCCAACGATTCACTCTACGCCCGCCAGCAAATTTCCAAGCTCATCCGCGACACCTTGATCCAACATGAACCGCGCTTGATTCCGGACTCCATCGAAATCACTGTCGAGGTAGATGGGACAGATAAGGATCAGCGGATGTCATTCGAAATTCAGGCCGAAATGGTCGCGACACCCGTCGATTTGCCACTCAGCTTTGTCGCTGAGGTTGATATGGGAGCAGGTAAATTGCAAATGACGCAGCTGCGGGTGCAGACATGAAACGCGCCTTCCGCGAGGCTTACAACCGCGAACTCGCATTGCTCTACGAACGCTCGCGCGAGTTTGCGCAGGACTATCCCGGTATCGCAGACCGACTTGGTGGCTTGGTTAAAGACAATCTTGACCCTGCGGTCGCAGGCTTACTTGAAGGCACTGCCTTCATGGCGGCCCGAGTCCAGCTCAAGATGGAAGAAGAGTTTCGGACCTTCTCGACAGAACTGCTCAACCAGATCTTTCCAGATGCACTCGCCCCCACCCCCAGCGTCATGCTGGTACAGGCCAACCCACCCTATGAAAACAAGGACCTCGTAGACGGTCTGCACTTTAAAAAGGGGGCGTATCTCGATGCCCGTTTTTCAGATGCAGACCAGCGTGTTTCTTGCCGCTTCAGGCTTTGCGCACCGCTTTCGATCTGGCCGTTGAAAATTTCTGATGCCAAATACCATGCGAGCCCCGCGCCATTTCTGGCGGCTGGCGAAACCGAAGTCGCCGAAGGCACAAAGGGCGGGCTTCATTTGACGATCATGCGACCCGATCTGACAGGTTCCGACAAACCGGGCGGGCCGCTGAAGGATGTACAGGTAGACACCCTGCCGATCCACATGACTGGCGACATAATGGATGCTGTCGCGATCTACGAACAGGTGTTCTGCAGCCTCAAACGCGCATCCTTGCGTTACATCGACAAGAACGGCGATCCTGTCTTCATCCGGCTCGATCCCAAGTCCATCGAGCAAGTCGGTTTCGACGAAGGAAACCATCTCTTTCCTCACGATGGTCGGCTTTTCGACGGTTTCGCCCGCCTTCGGGAGGTCTTCGTCTTCCCCCGAAAGATCCTTGGCTTCCGCTTGACCGGTATGCGCAAGCACCTCGCGCGGATCGATAAGGGCGAAATGCAGCTATTTCTTGAATTTGGCGATGCGCCGTCCACACTGGCTTCTCGTGTGGGCAAGAAGGACTTTGGCCTTCATTGCGTGCCCGCGGTCAACCTGTTTGAAGAAAGCGCAAGCCAAATTCGGCTTGATGAAAAGCGTCACGAGTTTGTAGTCACGCCTGACAGCAGTCCGATGACGCACTATGAAATCTACCAGATCACGAATGTGCAAGCGCACTATGCCGGTGGGCAGACGACAGTGCCGGTCAATCCGCTTTACGCCATGCCGAACGGAACCGTAAAGCCGCGTCAGTCGCTTTACTACACCACGCGGCGCAAGCCACGTCGGGCGACTCAGAAGGAACGCCGCTTTGGCACCACCAATCGCTACACCGGAACGGAAACCTACATTTCGCTATTCGAACCGCTGAACGAGGAAAACGCAGAACCCGCGCAGCGTTTGCAGGTACGGACGTTGTGTTCCAATCGGCATCTGCCCGAATACTTGCCCATCGCGCAATCACGTGATGATTTCCACATGTGTGATGACATCAGCGTCAGCCTTGCTTGTGCCGCCGGTCCGACCCGCCCGCGCGAGGCGATGACGGAACTTGAAGTCAATGCAGCCCATCGCACCACCGCGGGAGACAATTACTGGCGGTTGATCAGTTATCTTTCACTCAGCCACTTCAGTCTTGATGGCAAGGATCCGGTCGGCGCGGCAAATACGTTGCGCGAACTGCTATCACTTTTTGCTGACTTGTCAGATACCGTGACCGAAACACAGTTGCAGGGGATCAAGACCGTTGAAACCCGCCCGATCGTCCGTTCTATCCAGCGTGGAGACGGTTTCCACTCTGCACGCGGACTTGAAGTGCGCGTCACCATGGACGAAGCGGCATTCGAAGGGTCCGGAATAATCGTCATCGGTGCGGTTCTCGACCGCTTCCTTGCCGAATACGCCAGCGTGAACACATTCACACAGACAATTGTCGCATCGACGACGCGCGGCGACATTGTCCGTTGGCCACCGCGCACCGGTACGGGGCCGCTTTTATGAGTGAGAGACAACCCACGATTGGCGTCGGTTTTTTGGCGCGGATGCGCAAACTTGAACGGAAAGCGCAGACCAAGCCGCGCATTGGCAAGAACGTCTCGCTCAAAGAAGAAGTGCTCCGACTTGGCCAAGATCCATTCCTAGCGTTCCCCGAAACCGACTTTTCGCATATTGGCACCGATAAGGACGGCAAACCCGAACTACGAAACCAATTAATTGGTTTTTTTGGACCTCATGGCGCGCTCCCGCTGAACACGACAGAGGAGGTTGCACGGTGGGTCAATGCTGGTGATCAGGCCTTTGTCCGCTTTACCGATATTTTCGCAACACGTTTTCAGGCGCTGTTCTTCCGGGCCTGGTCGGACGCACGCGCGATTACCCAGTTTGACCACAACGACGGCGACCGTTTTTCGCGATACATCGGCGCGATCATCGGCAAGGGTACACCTGCTTGGCAGAAACGGACGAAGGCCGTCGATGATACCAAGAGCCTTGCGATGGCTTCACTGGCAATGGGGCGGGTCAAAAGCCCGATGCGTCTGCAACAGATGCTGCGCTATGACCTTGCAAGCGACGTGCACGTCGAAGAACACGTGCCAACATGGATCAGTTTTGAAAGCGACAGTCTGAACCGTCTCGGGTTGCGGGGCAGTACCCTGGGCCGAGACTGTATCGTCGGCAGTCGTGTTCAATCGGTGAATGAAAAGATTGCGATTCACATTCGCACGAAATCGCTGGCAGAATACCGGACCTACCTTCCGGGTGGCAGCGCGTACCTACGCCTGCGCGACATCGTGATCGAGTATCTGAACCAGTCCTTCGAAGTAGACGTCAAGCTGTCGTTGCCTGCCAACCAGATGGCCCCAGCGGTCATCGGCAAGTCTGCGGAACTTGGCTGGATGGCCAGCCTTACGCCCAACGATGCCGCCAATGATCCCGAACTTGCCAAGAAATATCTTCCTGCTGCCAGTTACCAATTGACCGACGCAGCCTGACACCTTCGCATTCACTAACCGAAAGACATCTCAATGGCCGAAATCAATATCGAGAAATACGCCGGAAAAATGAATCGTGCCGGGTATGACGCGTTCCTGCAGGCCATGCGTTATGCGCGCGGAGAGAAGAACCGCAATGTCGAGATATCGCAC
It encodes:
- the tagH gene encoding type VI secretion system-associated FHA domain protein TagH — protein: MTLTLRIENFDSLPDGGPLSVTSDGNDLQVGRSASMDWSLPDPQRHISGHHFDVSFRNGKYFLTDVSTNGVFLEGQRHRIEGAHELKSGERFQVGHYFITVSLGDAAVAAAAPPPQQVEPPQPTPPVVDDNSDPWAIGGSPAAPIDPNPRSDRSGFDDFASDFISTPTAPQPQAAPATAAPQPAAAPSPFGGSGSPFDGAPAPGAGPVLSRTPPTAPTALPIATPPQTPAQPAGGDAVLKAFCEGAGLRMPAGATTDPEAFARELGRTLRGASTEVMAMLQDRAAAKKFTKGGDRTMMGAAQNNPLKFLPDVDQALEVMFLHPRDGFMSGGDGLTDALADVRQHQVAVFAAIQPALIKLMSKLAPEDIEEALDGGLLSGGKRKAWDEFVRRWDKMTTSHENGMLDVFLSHFAESYSKATKGSGL
- a CDS encoding ImpA family type VI secretion system protein, producing MSFDWLKDPISEDAPCGPDLEATDDAPFVDYYFEAESRMPERYFTPGIKGPDDDFMPGVSFDPATIKHATEKKTITELLKKSRDLRLVSLLARMMVLAARLQDFADAVTAMADLLETFPDRVHPTDQSDRRSAIDELGNNAIVAIPLQHINIAGAAEVTYRKYLAATGQSEPRQGEVGLNPGTMTSELSSPGNSKAVEAAHAALNQTASALKRIKSACMRLDNPFTPTLGPTEKAIADIQRLIAESRTDLKPWSDDSPSAEAEDDEVGSHASNTSPIDEADSAKPAATAPTPAAEPLAGAIPNRAAALQALNTIEAFMATHEPSSPSLLLITQARLLVGKPLVEAIETLLPEHANKTKITLGEGTGFVLYMDRLKMLAGEAGGRAQSLESEDAGAPPEITSRVNIAPVLTSIESFFRSKEPASPIPVLLFRARTLLDKDFTSTVSDLIPPANNE
- the tssB gene encoding type VI secretion system contractile sheath small subunit, whose translation is MASDSATGFIKRNRPPRVNISYEDPYDSEKMVELPFVMGVLSDLSGNASEVDKPPLAERDFTDVTAGTLDSYLASVAPGLSFTAENKLDPDSGSKLGVNLKFESMDDFGPAQVARQVPALAKLLEAREQLANLSRYMNGKSKAQDHLRALLDDPELMAALAARSADEDEDDD
- the tssC gene encoding type VI secretion system contractile sheath large subunit yields the protein MANEAQTESQVSEGLNELDEFSDMLKQTIKPRTEEAAKEVDSAVVALVKEAMNDQSVIAEDILDTIGAMLAKIDKKLTDQVNAIIHAPEFQQLESSWRGLAYTVNNSETDSSLRVNVMNVSKDELKSELRRYPGAKWDKSPLFQKVYEQEFGTMGGKPFGALIGDYYFDQSTGDVGLLRDMAKIAAAAHAPFLSSAAPALLGMDSWNEMGNPDDLSEIFDTPDYAAWNSLRDSENSRYVGLTLPRVLSREPYSQNSNSVVEEFNFEEETDGHDGEMYAWMNAAHAMAVNINRAHKEHGWTVRIRGVQSGGEVMNLPTHTFDSGDGSQEMKIPTEVSITDRREGELSKAGLIGLIHRKHTDKAAFIGAQSLYRPKKYVDDLATASDNMSSRLPYIFAVSRFSHYLKCMVRDKIGQSPDRVQLEKDLQSWVNKYVSANPESASEKEKAKKPLAAASVQVIEDEENPGYYMGKFFLKPHFQMEGMDIGMSLVSKLPNGK
- a CDS encoding Hcp family type VI secretion system effector; this translates as MAVDIFLKLSNGIKGESQDETHTDEIDVLAWNWGLTQSGTTHIGAGGGGGKVNVQDISLTKYVDLASNDLIKRCTNGEHIENGELIVRKSGGAAPVEYFRIKMENIMISSYSTGGSKDGLDRIQENLTLNFRKFEITYTLQEASGAAGAEALVGWDIAQNAEWSA
- the tssE gene encoding type VI secretion system baseplate subunit TssE, with product MAGPSHRQGSKRSDPKQDRKQVSLMHVFRAARLKKDATSDTQKLQDGSREVTERSKERRVGTDEQTLRRHLTADLASLMNTINLDAVVDLEDTPYVAKSIINFGFGDMSEANDSLYARQQISKLIRDTLIQHEPRLIPDSIEITVEVDGTDKDQRMSFEIQAEMVATPVDLPLSFVAEVDMGAGKLQMTQLRVQT
- the tssF gene encoding type VI secretion system baseplate subunit TssF, producing the protein MKRAFREAYNRELALLYERSREFAQDYPGIADRLGGLVKDNLDPAVAGLLEGTAFMAARVQLKMEEEFRTFSTELLNQIFPDALAPTPSVMLVQANPPYENKDLVDGLHFKKGAYLDARFSDADQRVSCRFRLCAPLSIWPLKISDAKYHASPAPFLAAGETEVAEGTKGGLHLTIMRPDLTGSDKPGGPLKDVQVDTLPIHMTGDIMDAVAIYEQVFCSLKRASLRYIDKNGDPVFIRLDPKSIEQVGFDEGNHLFPHDGRLFDGFARLREVFVFPRKILGFRLTGMRKHLARIDKGEMQLFLEFGDAPSTLASRVGKKDFGLHCVPAVNLFEESASQIRLDEKRHEFVVTPDSSPMTHYEIYQITNVQAHYAGGQTTVPVNPLYAMPNGTVKPRQSLYYTTRRKPRRATQKERRFGTTNRYTGTETYISLFEPLNEENAEPAQRLQVRTLCSNRHLPEYLPIAQSRDDFHMCDDISVSLACAAGPTRPREAMTELEVNAAHRTTAGDNYWRLISYLSLSHFSLDGKDPVGAANTLRELLSLFADLSDTVTETQLQGIKTVETRPIVRSIQRGDGFHSARGLEVRVTMDEAAFEGSGIIVIGAVLDRFLAEYASVNTFTQTIVASTTRGDIVRWPPRTGTGPLL
- the tssG gene encoding type VI secretion system baseplate subunit TssG; this encodes MSERQPTIGVGFLARMRKLERKAQTKPRIGKNVSLKEEVLRLGQDPFLAFPETDFSHIGTDKDGKPELRNQLIGFFGPHGALPLNTTEEVARWVNAGDQAFVRFTDIFATRFQALFFRAWSDARAITQFDHNDGDRFSRYIGAIIGKGTPAWQKRTKAVDDTKSLAMASLAMGRVKSPMRLQQMLRYDLASDVHVEEHVPTWISFESDSLNRLGLRGSTLGRDCIVGSRVQSVNEKIAIHIRTKSLAEYRTYLPGGSAYLRLRDIVIEYLNQSFEVDVKLSLPANQMAPAVIGKSAELGWMASLTPNDAANDPELAKKYLPAASYQLTDAA